In the Flagellimonas sp. HMM57 genome, one interval contains:
- a CDS encoding TIR domain-containing protein: MSKKKKYNVFISHHGKDDDKVQGLKKRLIDKGYSIRNYSVDSTKHKDGRRPSDAVIQRYLRRQITWAGTFICLIGKETHTRKWVNYEIRKAHLQGKKIVGIYTHGNNNSVELPEAFKKYGGPTIGWNSLDKLGDIMDGKDFPNENPDGTSRTPIYKRKKVKCSK; this comes from the coding sequence ATGAGCAAGAAGAAAAAGTATAATGTTTTCATTAGCCACCACGGTAAAGACGATGACAAGGTACAGGGTTTAAAGAAGAGATTAATAGACAAAGGCTATTCAATAAGGAATTATTCTGTTGATAGCACTAAACATAAGGATGGTAGAAGACCTAGTGATGCAGTCATCCAGAGGTACTTAAGAAGACAAATTACTTGGGCCGGAACTTTTATTTGTTTGATTGGAAAAGAAACTCACACTAGAAAATGGGTGAATTATGAAATTAGAAAAGCCCATCTCCAAGGAAAGAAAATAGTGGGTATATATACTCATGGCAACAACAATTCCGTTGAATTACCTGAAGCCTTTAAAAAATATGGAGGACCTACTATAGGTTGGAATTCATTAGATAAATTAGGAGACATTATGGATGGTAAAGATTTTCCAAATGAAAATCCGGATGGAACTTCAAGGACACCGATATATAAAAGAAAGAAAGTTAAATGCAGCAAATAA
- a CDS encoding nucleotide kinase domain-containing protein, producing MIEINTKLSLPKETEVYATYWRFASERQNIFFNRIKNEVDWTFDEILLKHKFTNAYRASDRVSQYLIKNVIYNYSQETKEVLFRILLFKTFNKIETWEFLLARLGNISYADYKFERYDAVLTDLMINGVSIYSGAYIMTSGRSAFGYTKKHRNHLKLIEHMINDDFAEKVENSSNMKNLFEILRNYPTIGNFLAYQYTIDINYSMVVDFDEMDFVFPGPGASDGIKKCFIDLGDYDEIDIIRYVTDRQQIEFEKNNLDFKDLWGRALQLIDCQNLFCEVDKYSRVAHPNISGLSGRKRIKQKFKPKSNDIKYWYPPKWNINEKINCHYNEQEEKV from the coding sequence ATGATTGAGATTAACACCAAATTAAGCCTCCCGAAGGAAACCGAAGTGTACGCAACTTATTGGAGATTTGCTTCCGAAAGACAGAACATATTCTTCAACAGAATTAAAAATGAAGTTGATTGGACATTTGATGAAATTTTGTTAAAACATAAGTTTACTAATGCCTATCGAGCCTCAGATAGAGTAAGTCAGTATTTAATCAAAAATGTTATTTACAATTATAGTCAAGAAACAAAGGAGGTTCTATTTAGAATATTGTTGTTCAAGACATTTAATAAAATTGAAACTTGGGAGTTTCTGTTGGCAAGATTAGGCAACATTTCTTACGCTGACTATAAATTCGAACGATATGACGCCGTTTTAACTGACTTAATGATTAACGGAGTTTCCATTTATTCAGGTGCCTATATTATGACCTCAGGACGAAGTGCTTTTGGCTACACAAAAAAACATAGGAATCATTTAAAGTTAATTGAGCACATGATCAATGATGATTTTGCAGAAAAAGTAGAAAACTCAAGTAACATGAAAAACCTTTTTGAAATATTAAGAAACTACCCGACAATAGGAAACTTTTTGGCATACCAATATACCATTGATATAAATTATAGTATGGTGGTTGATTTTGACGAAATGGATTTTGTATTCCCTGGTCCGGGAGCATCTGATGGAATAAAAAAGTGCTTTATTGATTTGGGTGATTATGATGAAATCGATATTATAAGATATGTAACGGATAGACAGCAAATTGAGTTTGAAAAGAATAACTTGGATTTTAAAGATTTGTGGGGTCGGGCACTACAACTTATAGATTGTCAAAATCTTTTCTGCGAAGTAGATAAATATTCCAGAGTAGCACATCCAAATATTTCTGGTCTTTCCGGAAGAAAGAGAATCAAACAAAAGTTCAAACCTAAATCTAATGATATAAAATATTGGTACCCCCCAAAATGGAATATTAATGAGAAAATAAATTGTCATTACAATGAGCAAGAAGAAAAAGTATAA
- a CDS encoding RagB/SusD family nutrient uptake outer membrane protein has protein sequence MKTINSIFLRNVALMIAMVFVACDEDVPVENTNVLNANIFFESSNQVEAAVNASYNQFQIVYQRTGYIFPDAMSDEVVSSGDPNFAPFNRFEFNATLDNIAQYWTACFNGIGACNFVIGNEERMRTNALTSDFDDTDINDALGQAYFLRALYYYHLVKRFGGVPLKVDLEEQLVDQPRATVDEVYNQMIDDLILSTQLTFPKGTTETGRVTKEAAYALLGKIYLHRERYSEAQQAFNNVTNHSLLPLEEYRDNFSESGEHNDESMFEIGYNGEVGTEQERWAQTGIGTSEVTFRSQDYTGWANARPSTKVISEFEEDDPRLEQAILIDSDNTYGPGDAFTFPCPGCVGGPVWYKFSQLYDEQNVSENSGINARIMRYADVILMQAEVELNLGNNEAAIDFLNQIRDRAEMPQYGTATMDARGFPVNTSEQIFNAIVHERFVELCGEQQRFDDLVRWNLDDQELSIFPDANFNNPDPSLQVIRNYDPSVHRVMPIPQNEIDSNTAIGQGDQNPGY, from the coding sequence ATGAAAACGATAAACAGTATTTTTTTAAGAAACGTAGCATTGATGATTGCCATGGTGTTCGTTGCTTGTGATGAAGATGTGCCAGTAGAGAACACAAATGTATTGAACGCCAATATTTTCTTTGAATCGTCGAACCAAGTTGAAGCTGCCGTCAATGCAAGTTACAACCAGTTCCAAATTGTTTACCAGCGAACCGGTTACATTTTTCCAGATGCGATGTCCGATGAGGTGGTGTCCAGCGGAGATCCAAATTTTGCTCCTTTTAATCGATTTGAATTTAATGCTACCCTTGATAATATAGCACAATATTGGACAGCATGTTTCAACGGAATAGGGGCTTGTAATTTTGTTATAGGGAATGAAGAACGAATGCGAACAAATGCTCTCACAAGTGATTTTGATGATACCGATATTAATGACGCACTGGGACAAGCCTATTTTTTGAGGGCATTATATTATTATCACTTGGTAAAACGTTTTGGAGGCGTGCCCCTCAAAGTGGACCTGGAAGAACAGTTAGTAGATCAGCCACGTGCTACTGTCGATGAAGTCTATAATCAAATGATTGACGATTTGATTTTATCTACCCAACTTACTTTTCCTAAGGGGACTACGGAAACGGGAAGAGTGACCAAGGAAGCGGCTTATGCCTTATTGGGTAAAATTTATCTGCACAGGGAAAGGTACTCGGAAGCACAACAAGCATTTAATAACGTGACCAATCACAGTTTACTCCCACTTGAAGAATATCGCGATAACTTTAGTGAATCTGGGGAACATAATGATGAATCCATGTTTGAAATAGGATACAACGGCGAAGTGGGTACTGAGCAAGAACGATGGGCACAGACGGGTATAGGTACTTCTGAAGTTACTTTTCGTTCGCAAGATTATACGGGATGGGCCAACGCAAGACCTTCAACCAAAGTCATATCTGAATTTGAAGAAGATGATCCAAGATTGGAACAGGCTATACTGATCGATAGTGACAATACCTATGGTCCCGGGGATGCTTTTACATTCCCATGCCCTGGTTGTGTGGGAGGACCGGTGTGGTACAAGTTTTCACAATTGTACGATGAGCAAAATGTATCGGAGAACAGTGGTATCAATGCCAGAATCATGCGCTATGCTGATGTAATTTTAATGCAGGCCGAAGTTGAACTGAACTTGGGTAACAATGAAGCTGCCATAGATTTTTTAAACCAGATACGGGATAGAGCTGAAATGCCCCAATATGGAACTGCTACCATGGATGCGAGAGGTTTTCCTGTGAATACCTCAGAGCAGATATTTAACGCCATTGTCCACGAACGTTTTGTGGAACTTTGTGGGGAGCAGCAACGTTTTGATGATTTGGTACGATGGAATTTGGATGACCAAGAACTTTCCATTTTCCCCGATGCTAACTTTAACAATCCAGACCCCTCTCTGCAAGTGATAAGGAACTATGATCCCAGTGTACATAGGGTTATGCCGATACCACAGAATGAAATTGATAGCAACACTGCCATAGGACAGGGTGATCAGAACCCTGGTTACTAA
- a CDS encoding FG-GAP-like repeat-containing protein — translation MWRSLIVLGIVVFFGCDDIKKEEKVEGKKGENEQRIFTKLSSEDTGITFENILVETDTLNYFTYPYIYMGGGVSAGDINNDGLTDLFFTGNMVDNKLYINNGNLKFTDITSESGLKGDNRWYTGTTMADVNGDGLLDIYCLVAGQSGNKKNQLFINQGDNTFVESAAEYGLDDAGNSVDATFFDFDNDGDLDVYVANYPITPFEYNSYNYKMRMDRVTDLETDNLYRNDDGHFTKITESSGVKLYSLSLSVTASDLNEDGWTDLYVSNDFGTPDCLYINQKDGTFKNEIKNATAHTAFYGMGVDIADFNNDGFMDIVQMDMDAASNRRSKANMASMNPELFENIERVGFQYQFMQNALQMNTGFSHNGIPKLKDISRLAGVSSTDWSWAPLLADFDNDGFKDLFVSNGTRREINNKDYFESLRGEKKHKDSLLIKSLRIPSEPIDNYIFKNNGDLTFSRNNEVWGMKDEGFSNGAVYVDLDNDGDLELVTNNIDKVISVFENHSSDTNNHITLGFKGSPKNRYGIGAKVHVFHDKAHQVQEVTLSRGFQSSVAPKLHFGLGKADIIDSLVVIWPNQKRQKLTKVEVNGNLVLDLELAKREIEDNTVAAKLFESYSDTLALYKHKENTYDDFKNEILLPHKTSRFGPGLAVGDLNGDGLDDFYIGAASKYPGGLFFQKPNGSFEQQKLKILLQDRMHEDIGALIFDADGDGDNDLYIVSGGNEFKPGSPMLQDRLYVNQGKGTFVKDTNALPRLFESGSRVYTCDFDKDGDQDLFVGGRLIPGNYPYPATSYILENVGRPNMPKFINATRKIAPKFDQIGLVTAAQWLDYDDDGWKDLAITGEWMKLRIFRNEGGKNFKEMTEELGLDDTMGWWFSLRANDIDNDGDIDLVAGNLGDNYKYKASKNATFDVFLNDFDGNRTNDIVLSYYNDGEQYPVRGRECTSQQIPSIKKKFENYDAFSKATLVDVYGEKKLENSIHYQVSSFKSAIFINENGKFKRNDLPLRAQIAPTNQILIADFDLDGIKDIVMGGNLYASEVETPRADAGHGMFLKGTKSTTFETKTPQETGLFMDGDVKDLATITIQGKPYILVAQNNDFLKFIAIKSQMEL, via the coding sequence ATGTGGAGGAGTCTCATAGTATTGGGCATAGTAGTTTTTTTTGGTTGTGATGATATCAAAAAAGAAGAAAAAGTTGAAGGTAAGAAAGGTGAAAATGAGCAAAGAATTTTCACCAAGCTATCATCGGAAGATACAGGAATAACATTTGAAAATATACTTGTAGAAACTGATACCCTCAATTACTTTACCTACCCTTACATTTATATGGGTGGTGGAGTATCTGCTGGGGATATCAATAATGATGGCCTTACGGATCTTTTCTTCACAGGAAATATGGTGGACAATAAACTCTACATCAATAATGGTAATCTGAAGTTTACGGATATTACTTCAGAATCTGGTCTGAAGGGGGATAATAGATGGTACACAGGAACAACCATGGCCGATGTAAATGGCGACGGTCTTTTGGATATTTATTGTCTGGTAGCGGGACAATCTGGCAATAAAAAAAACCAACTCTTTATAAATCAGGGTGACAATACTTTTGTGGAGAGTGCCGCTGAATATGGTCTAGATGATGCTGGTAACAGTGTCGACGCCACTTTTTTTGATTTTGATAATGATGGCGACCTAGATGTGTATGTTGCCAACTATCCCATAACACCATTTGAATACAATAGTTATAACTACAAGATGCGGATGGATAGGGTAACCGATTTAGAAACGGATAACTTGTACAGGAACGATGATGGACATTTTACAAAAATCACGGAATCTTCCGGAGTAAAATTGTACAGTCTTTCTTTGAGCGTTACGGCATCCGATTTAAATGAAGATGGATGGACCGATCTTTATGTTTCCAATGATTTTGGTACTCCAGATTGCTTGTACATCAACCAAAAAGACGGCACGTTCAAAAATGAGATTAAGAACGCAACGGCGCATACGGCATTTTACGGAATGGGCGTGGACATAGCGGATTTTAATAACGATGGTTTCATGGATATTGTCCAAATGGATATGGATGCAGCTTCAAACCGTAGGTCCAAGGCCAATATGGCCAGTATGAACCCAGAACTCTTCGAGAATATTGAACGTGTTGGGTTTCAGTATCAATTCATGCAGAATGCTTTGCAAATGAATACGGGATTCAGTCATAACGGCATTCCAAAACTGAAGGATATTTCACGTCTGGCCGGCGTTTCATCTACAGACTGGAGCTGGGCTCCTTTATTGGCTGATTTTGACAATGATGGTTTTAAGGACCTGTTTGTTTCTAACGGAACCCGAAGGGAAATTAATAACAAAGACTATTTTGAAAGCCTTAGAGGAGAAAAGAAACATAAAGACAGTTTATTGATCAAAAGTCTTCGCATTCCTTCAGAGCCTATTGATAATTACATTTTTAAAAATAATGGAGATCTTACCTTTTCAAGAAATAATGAAGTGTGGGGTATGAAGGATGAGGGCTTTTCAAACGGAGCTGTTTATGTGGATTTGGATAATGATGGTGACTTGGAACTGGTTACCAATAATATAGATAAAGTGATATCTGTGTTCGAAAACCATAGTTCCGATACCAACAACCATATCACATTGGGGTTTAAAGGAAGCCCAAAAAATAGATATGGTATAGGTGCTAAAGTGCATGTATTTCATGATAAAGCCCATCAAGTTCAAGAAGTCACACTAAGCAGGGGTTTTCAATCATCTGTAGCACCAAAGCTTCATTTTGGTTTGGGCAAGGCGGATATTATTGATAGCCTTGTTGTGATATGGCCCAACCAAAAAAGGCAGAAATTGACCAAGGTTGAGGTTAATGGTAATTTGGTCTTAGATTTAGAACTGGCTAAGAGAGAAATTGAAGACAATACTGTTGCTGCCAAGTTATTTGAAAGCTATTCGGATACATTGGCGCTCTATAAACACAAAGAGAATACCTATGATGATTTTAAAAATGAAATCCTGTTACCGCATAAAACTTCAAGATTTGGACCTGGTTTGGCCGTTGGTGATCTAAACGGTGATGGTCTGGATGATTTTTATATTGGAGCTGCTTCAAAGTATCCTGGAGGCTTATTTTTTCAAAAGCCCAATGGCTCTTTTGAACAACAGAAGTTAAAGATTCTCTTGCAAGATAGAATGCACGAAGATATTGGGGCACTTATTTTCGATGCTGACGGTGACGGCGACAATGATCTTTACATCGTTAGTGGGGGCAATGAATTCAAACCAGGTTCTCCAATGCTACAGGATAGACTTTATGTCAATCAAGGAAAAGGAACGTTCGTAAAAGACACAAATGCACTACCACGGCTATTTGAGAGTGGCAGTAGAGTATATACCTGTGATTTTGATAAAGATGGCGATCAGGATCTTTTTGTGGGCGGTAGATTGATTCCCGGAAATTATCCCTACCCAGCTACAAGTTATATTCTGGAAAATGTTGGTAGACCCAATATGCCCAAATTTATCAACGCTACCCGTAAAATTGCGCCGAAGTTCGATCAGATAGGTTTGGTGACGGCTGCGCAATGGCTTGATTATGATGATGATGGATGGAAAGATTTAGCGATTACAGGGGAATGGATGAAACTGCGAATTTTTAGGAACGAAGGTGGGAAGAATTTTAAAGAAATGACCGAAGAACTGGGCCTGGACGATACTATGGGCTGGTGGTTCAGTCTTAGGGCGAACGATATTGACAATGATGGTGATATAGACCTTGTTGCAGGAAATCTTGGGGACAACTATAAATACAAAGCTTCTAAAAATGCAACCTTCGATGTTTTTCTAAACGATTTTGATGGAAATAGAACAAATGACATTGTCTTAAGTTATTATAATGATGGAGAGCAGTATCCGGTTAGGGGTAGGGAGTGTACTTCGCAACAGATACCATCCATTAAAAAGAAATTTGAAAATTACGATGCGTTTTCCAAAGCTACTTTGGTAGATGTGTACGGGGAGAAAAAACTGGAAAACAGTATTCATTATCAAGTATCGTCGTTTAAAAGCGCCATATTCATTAACGAAAATGGAAAGTTTAAAAGGAATGATTTGCCGCTTAGAGCACAAATAGCCCCTACAAACCAAATTTTAATTGCCGATTTTGATTTAGACGGCATAAAGGATATTGTTATGGGAGGAAATCTATACGCATCTGAAGTAGAAACCCCAAGAGCTGATGCTGGCCATGGAATGTTCTTAAAAGGAACAAAAAGCACAACATTTGAAACAAAAACTCCACAAGAAACCGGACTTTTTATGGATGGTGATGTCAAGGATTTAGCTACAATCACTATACAAGGAAAGCCTTATATATTGGTTGCCCAAAATAATGATTTCTTAAAATTTATTGCCATAAAAAGCCAAATGGAACTTTAA
- a CDS encoding toll/interleukin-1 receptor domain-containing protein produces the protein MSKYLSQKELDKIYRKEKRSLGVVRVKDKIRDANPTLDKRLPKGKVFFSHSHLDKTIVGKIGLLFSKLEIEIYVDWLDKSLPESTNAVTAASIKNKIKDCDKFLFLATYHGLRSKWCNWELGIADAMKGNDNLAILPIETKSGKWKGNEYLHLYSEMRINANDLDNIKSSQVIVHGVNGKEVSLRSWLSN, from the coding sequence ATGAGCAAGTACTTATCACAAAAAGAGCTTGACAAAATATATCGCAAAGAAAAGAGAAGTCTTGGTGTAGTTAGGGTAAAAGATAAAATAAGAGATGCCAATCCTACTTTAGACAAAAGACTTCCAAAGGGTAAAGTCTTCTTTTCGCACAGTCATTTGGATAAAACCATTGTCGGAAAAATAGGCCTATTATTTAGCAAATTAGAAATTGAAATTTATGTAGACTGGTTAGATAAATCCTTACCTGAATCAACCAATGCCGTTACCGCCGCTTCAATAAAAAATAAAATTAAAGATTGCGACAAGTTCCTATTTTTAGCAACCTATCATGGATTAAGATCTAAATGGTGTAATTGGGAATTGGGCATAGCTGATGCTATGAAAGGAAATGACAATCTTGCCATTCTACCAATTGAGACAAAAAGTGGTAAATGGAAAGGAAACGAATATTTGCATCTTTATTCCGAAATGAGAATAAACGCTAATGACTTAGACAATATTAAAAGCTCTCAGGTAATTGTACACGGAGTCAATGGTAAAGAAGTATCCTTGAGGTCATGGTTATCCAATTAG
- a CDS encoding type II toxin-antitoxin system ParD family antitoxin: protein MNISFTKKQEEYIADQVATGEYQNNSEVIRDAIRLHRIYRDKVIGDLQREVEKGWKAPDSPRSMEDIIASKKSK, encoded by the coding sequence ATGAATATCAGTTTCACTAAAAAACAGGAAGAATATATTGCTGACCAAGTGGCCACGGGCGAATATCAAAACAATAGCGAAGTAATCCGTGATGCCATTCGTTTGCATAGAATTTATCGGGACAAGGTCATCGGAGATCTTCAAAGAGAGGTAGAGAAAGGCTGGAAAGCTCCCGATAGTCCAAGATCTATGGAGGATATCATTGCTTCAAAGAAGAGCAAGTGA
- a CDS encoding glycoside hydrolase family 5 protein, whose amino-acid sequence MKNLLLALVVLFHIISCGSDSGSITIVPRDDATQEEPVSENPSEESGAASEFDDGVMRNLSSVEIVAEMKTGWNLGNSLDTEGPDETFWGNPVTTQAMIDEVSSRGFNTLRVPVTWRFHQGDAPDYSVEESWFDRVEEVVNYGRANNMYVIINVHHDDPWIIPTYEKGDEVKDRLSKLWTQIANRFKNYSDYLIFETLNEPRLENSPEEWSGGTAEGRDMVNQYHQVSLDAIRATGGNNSLRQVMISTYAASTIPLAMDALIIPNDDERTIISLHSYFPFPFTLEGTDTTWGTDGDKAQLEAEMDRIKAKFTDNGKAVVLGEWASGNQSNLEDRIAHATFYAQAAAERGFASVWWDNGNSSVSNDGLAIFNRQILTWPFGGIADIIVEANK is encoded by the coding sequence ATGAAGAATTTATTGTTGGCATTAGTTGTTCTTTTTCATATTATTTCCTGTGGTTCAGATTCTGGGAGTATAACTATTGTGCCAAGAGATGATGCTACTCAAGAAGAACCAGTAAGTGAAAATCCTAGTGAAGAAAGTGGCGCGGCCAGTGAATTTGATGATGGCGTAATGCGTAACCTCTCATCTGTTGAAATTGTTGCCGAAATGAAGACAGGCTGGAATTTGGGAAATAGCCTAGATACTGAAGGTCCAGATGAAACCTTTTGGGGGAATCCCGTAACGACCCAAGCCATGATCGATGAAGTGTCCAGCCGAGGGTTCAATACATTGAGGGTGCCCGTTACCTGGCGTTTTCATCAGGGAGATGCCCCCGATTATTCTGTAGAGGAAAGTTGGTTTGATAGAGTTGAGGAAGTCGTCAATTACGGAAGGGCCAATAACATGTATGTAATTATCAACGTACACCATGACGACCCTTGGATCATCCCTACCTATGAAAAAGGTGACGAAGTGAAGGACAGGCTTTCCAAACTATGGACTCAAATTGCGAATAGATTCAAAAATTATAGCGACTACTTAATTTTTGAAACGCTGAACGAACCTCGCCTTGAAAACTCACCAGAAGAGTGGTCCGGCGGAACCGCTGAGGGCAGAGATATGGTAAACCAATATCATCAGGTAAGTTTGGATGCTATTCGGGCTACTGGTGGTAACAATAGCTTAAGACAGGTCATGATTTCTACTTATGCAGCCAGTACAATACCTCTTGCTATGGACGCTCTCATTATTCCAAATGACGATGAACGAACAATAATCTCCCTACATTCCTATTTTCCATTTCCTTTTACATTGGAAGGTACGGACACCACTTGGGGGACAGATGGAGATAAAGCACAACTTGAAGCCGAAATGGACAGGATAAAAGCCAAATTCACGGACAACGGGAAAGCTGTCGTATTGGGGGAATGGGCCTCTGGCAATCAAAGTAACTTGGAAGACCGTATTGCCCATGCAACATTTTATGCCCAAGCCGCAGCCGAAAGAGGCTTTGCCAGTGTCTGGTGGGATAATGGAAATAGCAGTGTTTCCAATGATGGACTTGCTATTTTTAATAGACAGATCTTGACTTGGCCTTTTGGCGGAATCGCCGATATTATTGTAGAAGCGAATAAATAG
- a CDS encoding type II toxin-antitoxin system RelE/ParE family toxin yields the protein MKNGYVLSQEADNDIEDIFEYGEYRFGNPQAIEYLLGLNDHFKAIAKNPDIGKERKEIKDGLFSFPYISHIIFYRKMNGYIRIIRVLHGGRDLVRFLI from the coding sequence GTGAAAAACGGTTATGTTCTATCGCAAGAAGCGGATAATGATATCGAGGATATTTTCGAATATGGCGAATACCGTTTTGGAAACCCACAAGCAATAGAATACCTTCTCGGGCTGAATGACCATTTCAAGGCAATTGCCAAAAATCCGGATATAGGTAAGGAAAGAAAAGAAATTAAGGATGGACTGTTCAGTTTTCCTTACATATCCCATATAATTTTCTATCGTAAGATGAATGGATATATACGGATTATTAGGGTATTGCACGGAGGAAGGGATTTGGTAAGGTTTCTAATTTAA